A region of Heteronotia binoei isolate CCM8104 ecotype False Entrance Well chromosome 2, APGP_CSIRO_Hbin_v1, whole genome shotgun sequence DNA encodes the following proteins:
- the MED26 gene encoding mediator of RNA polymerase II transcription subunit 26 — MTAAPGPSPQQIRDRLLQAIDPHSNIQNMVAVLEVISSLEKYPITKEALEETRLGKLINDVRKKTKNEELAKRAKKLLRNWQKLIEPVTQNETASRGLSNPPGSANGGAHNCRVETPPVAVVGSKPVHDVKNRNDVQKLNSPKPEKPGNRKRRGEPHDGHQGPPPSKVSKASYEVLQNSSPPPTNGIGGSPESFPSPPEVATLPGAEGSQVDLGENDKPSKIPVNAVRPHTSSPGLFKPTGASSLLKTAALQQQQQHEKAEEAASQARSPRCSSFSPRSVRLETFARQHTTCALKGSMSTPSPRPPLLDAAVAAPSSPPLSLAQPSTPPALARRLEASPQEGPEPPLPSPEQQAAPEGQHWLAAGGSGLHLSESLAGFSPDTSKMDSDSAASGSDSRKKKKYRPKDYVVNLDGQALEAGVKPVRLKKERRLTFDPKTGEIKPLTQRDSLQADLPALALQHRTDTDRQEQAPPLLQSPFEQTNWKELSRNEIIQSYLDRQSTLLSSSGVQTPGAPYFMSQYLKQEESTRREARKTHVLAPVSSKPTNLPGVTREVTREDLGRISDQSWPGVNGCYDTQGNWYDWTQCISLDPHGDDGRLNILPYVCLD; from the coding sequence GAAACGAGACTGGGCAAGCTGATCAATGATGTGCGGAAGAAAACAAAGAATGAGGAGCTGGCCAAGCGTGCAAAAAAACTGCTGCGGAATTGGCAGAAGCTGATCGAGCCCGTAACACAAAACGAGACTGCCTCGAGGGGCTTGTCCAATCCGCCTGGATCTGCAAACGGCGGAGCTCACAATTGCCGTGTGGAAACGCCGCCCGTGGCTGTGGTGGGCTCAAAGCCCGTTCATGATGTGAAGAACAGGAACGATGTGCAGAAGCTGAACTCCCCAAAGCCTGAGAAGCCAGGCAACCGGAAGCGGAGAGGTGAGCCCCATGATGGCCACCAGGGCCCTCCTCCCTCGAAGGTTTCTAAAGCCAGCTATGAAGTATTACAGAACTCTTCCCCGCCTCCCACCAATGGGATTGGGGGGAGCCCAGAGAGCTTCCCCAGCCCTCCAGAGGTGGCCACACTGCCTGGAGCAGAAGGGAGCCAAGTGGACCTGGGTGAAAATGACAAACCCAGTAAGATTCCGGTCAATGCGGTCAGGCCCCACACCAGCTCTCCAGGGCTCTTCAAACCTACTGGAGCTTCCTCATTGCTCAAGACGGcagcgttgcagcagcagcagcagcatgagAAAGCGGAGGAGGCAGCCAGCCAAGCCCGGAGCCCCCGTTGCTCCTCCTTCAGCCCAAGGAGTGTCAGGCTGGAAACATTTGCTCGGCAGCACACCACGTGCGCTCTGAAGGGCTCCATGTCCACTCCATCTCCAAGGCCTCCCCTCCTGGATGCTGCAGTGGCAGCACCCTCGTCACCGCCTCTTTCTCTGGCTCAGCCGTCGACCCCACCAGCCCTGGCCAGGAGGCTGGAGGCATCTCCGCAGGAGGGCCCAGagccccctctgccctccccggAGCAGCAGGCAGCACCTGAGGGTCAACACTGGCTCGCGGCAGGTGGGAGCGGCCTGCACCTTTCGGAGTCCTTGGCTGGCTTTTCGCCGGACACCTCAAAGATGGACAGCGACAGTGCTGCATCAGGGTCTGAcagcagaaagaagaaaaaataccGGCCCAAAGACTACGTGGTCAACTTGGACGGGCAGGCACTAGAAGCAGGTGTCAAGCCCGTCCGGTTAAAAAAGGAGAGGCGACTTACCTTTGACCCCAAGACGGGCGAGATTAAACCTTTAACGCAGAGGGACTCTCTGCAGGCGGACCTCCCTGCTCTTGCCCTGCAGCACAGGACAGACACAGACAGGCAGGAGCAAGCCccgcccctgcttcagagtcccTTTGAACAAACTAATTGGAAAGAGCTGTCCAGGAATGAAATCATTCAGTCCTACTTGGACAGGCAGAGTACCTTGCTGTCCTCTTCAGGAGTGCAGACTCCTGGGGCCCCCTACTTCATGTCTCAATATTTAAAGCAAGAGGAAAGCACTAGGAGAGAGGCCAGAAAGACCCACGTTCTGGCTCCTGTCAGCAGCAAACCCACAAACTTGCCTGGGGTGACACGAGAGGTCACGAGGGAAGACCTCGGCAGGATATCTGACCAGTCTTGGCCAGGTGTGAACGGTTGCTATGACACACAGGGTAACTGGTATGATTGGACGCAGTGCATATCGCTAGACCCACACGGGGATGACGGGCGCCTGAACATCCTGCCTTATGTCTGCCTAGACTGA